The following are encoded together in the Chlorocebus sabaeus isolate Y175 chromosome 20, mChlSab1.0.hap1, whole genome shotgun sequence genome:
- the TMEM278 gene encoding transmembrane protein 88B encodes MSEQGREMEEEEGGGASDTAPMLPRGPPDHQASALPCPGWPGPLLLPGRLVAGLLLHLLLPATAFLLVLLPAAAVVYLGFLCHSRVHPAPGPRCHALFSDRGSAALIVFGLLSLPPLLVLASAVRARLARRLRPLLPPPAGNPGPRRPPGRPDGDEQLCAWV; translated from the exons ATGAGTGAGCAGGgaagggagatggaggaggaggagggaggcggTGCTTCGGACACAGCCCCTATGCTGCCCAGGGGACCTCCCGACCACCAGGCCTCAGCCCTGCCGTGCCCAGGGTGGCCGGGGCCCCTGCTGCTGCCCGGCCGGCTGGTGGCCGGGCTCCTGCTGCACCTCCTGCTGCCCGCCACAGCCTTTCTGCTGGTGCTCCTGCCCGCAGCGGCCGTCGTCTACCTGGGATTCCTGTGCCACTCGAGG GTCCACCCCGCTCCCGGTCCCCGGTGCCACGCGCTGTTCTCGGACCGCGGCTCCGCGGCGCTCATCGTGTTCGGGCTTCTCTCGCTGCCGCCGCTGCTGGTGCTCGCCTCGGCCGTCCGCGCCCGCCTGGCCCGGCGCCTCCGCCCGCTGCTGCCTCCGCCCGCTGGGAACCCCGGACCCCGCCGCCCACCGGGGCGCCCCGACGGGGACGAACAACTCTGCGCCTGGGTGTGA